One part of the Phycisphaeraceae bacterium genome encodes these proteins:
- a CDS encoding isocitrate/isopropylmalate dehydrogenase family protein: MAKYKIAWMPGDGIGNDVMEGARLVLDALKLDAEYIHADIGWEFWCKEGNPLPDRTVEILKDTTCALFGAITSKPNAEAIKELAPELKDKGLVYFSPIVKLRQMFNLHTNLRPCKSYEGNPLNYRGTRKSNPGGGDVDIDLTVFRENTEGSYGGVEFYPLPESVYDALCLNPKMKPWKNKGFENVALSTRIMSEQGCRSIVTQAFEYAKKHNRKSVTLVEKPNVLRETGGLMTRVFHEVAKNYPNIQAWEANIDAICMWMLKNPEDYDVLVAENMFGDIVSDLCAGLVGGLGFAPAANIGDKYAVFEPTHGSAPKYAGQYKVNPIAMLLTSRLMLEWLGEMDMASRLESAIARVIKEGKVKTYDMGGSNTTLEVCEEIAKYV; this comes from the coding sequence ATGGCCAAGTACAAGATTGCATGGATGCCCGGTGACGGGATCGGTAACGATGTCATGGAAGGCGCACGTCTCGTGCTCGACGCGCTCAAACTTGATGCAGAGTACATCCACGCCGACATCGGGTGGGAGTTCTGGTGCAAGGAAGGCAATCCATTGCCAGATCGCACCGTCGAGATTCTCAAGGACACCACCTGCGCACTGTTCGGCGCGATCACATCAAAGCCAAACGCCGAAGCAATCAAGGAACTCGCCCCGGAACTGAAGGACAAGGGGCTGGTGTACTTCTCCCCCATCGTCAAGCTGCGCCAGATGTTCAACCTACACACAAACCTCCGCCCGTGCAAGAGCTACGAGGGCAACCCGCTCAACTATCGCGGCACGCGCAAGAGCAACCCGGGTGGTGGCGATGTTGATATTGACCTGACTGTCTTCCGCGAGAACACCGAGGGCAGCTATGGCGGCGTTGAGTTCTACCCGCTCCCTGAGTCGGTCTACGACGCGTTGTGCCTCAACCCGAAGATGAAGCCGTGGAAGAACAAAGGGTTTGAGAATGTTGCGCTCTCCACTCGCATTATGTCTGAGCAGGGATGCCGCAGCATCGTCACGCAGGCGTTCGAGTACGCGAAGAAGCACAACCGCAAGTCGGTCACGCTCGTCGAGAAGCCGAACGTGCTTCGCGAGACCGGCGGCCTGATGACGCGCGTCTTCCACGAGGTGGCGAAGAACTATCCCAACATCCAGGCGTGGGAAGCGAACATCGACGCGATCTGCATGTGGATGCTTAAGAATCCAGAAGACTACGACGTGCTCGTGGCTGAGAACATGTTCGGTGACATTGTTTCCGATCTGTGCGCAGGACTTGTTGGCGGTCTCGGGTTCGCGCCCGCAGCAAACATCGGTGACAAATACGCTGTGTTTGAGCCGACGCATGGATCGGCCCCGAAGTACGCTGGCCAGTACAAGGTCAATCCGATCGCGATGCTCCTGACGAGCCGGCTTATGCTGGAATGGCTGGGTGAGATGGACATGGCGTCGCGTCTTGAGTCAGCGATAGCCCGCGTTATCAAGGAAGGCAAGGTTAAGACCTATGACATGGGCGGGTCCAACACCACGCTGGAGGTCTGCGAGGAGATCGCCAAGTACGTCTGA
- a CDS encoding citryl-CoA lyase — MSAGTAPKQDTWPTAITDIKPNAVRVRGHDIADLMGNVSFGSAVYLILRGELPSAAIGRLMDAIIVSSIDHGATPPSVLAARTVASTGASLSQSVAAGIMSINKHHGGAIENCARQLGAIIERAGGDASPLDAAKFDDAVKDELAAMKTRGERFSGFGHRIHTNDPRTARLFELAEQAGVTGNHVAAARAVERAFADAGKPLPINVDGAIGAILADMGFAPEVMNGLFMIARVPGLVAHVTEEQTRMKPMRRVVAGAHEYDGPAARSLPHSLPSGR, encoded by the coding sequence ATGAGCGCTGGTACTGCCCCCAAACAAGACACCTGGCCCACAGCCATCACCGACATCAAGCCCAACGCTGTCCGCGTTCGCGGGCATGACATCGCCGACCTGATGGGCAATGTCTCGTTCGGCAGCGCGGTCTATCTGATCCTGCGGGGCGAACTGCCCTCAGCTGCGATCGGCAGGCTCATGGACGCGATCATCGTCTCGTCGATCGACCACGGAGCGACGCCGCCCAGTGTGCTCGCAGCTCGCACCGTCGCGTCGACCGGCGCGTCGCTCTCCCAGTCGGTCGCTGCTGGGATCATGTCGATCAACAAACACCACGGCGGCGCCATCGAGAACTGCGCCAGACAACTGGGCGCGATCATCGAGCGCGCTGGTGGTGACGCTTCTCCTCTTGATGCAGCCAAGTTTGATGATGCAGTGAAGGACGAACTCGCTGCCATGAAGACCCGAGGCGAGCGGTTCTCAGGGTTCGGGCATCGCATCCACACCAACGATCCTCGCACCGCGAGACTGTTCGAGCTTGCAGAGCAGGCGGGCGTGACCGGCAACCACGTCGCAGCGGCGCGAGCTGTCGAGCGGGCGTTCGCGGATGCTGGCAAGCCATTGCCCATCAACGTGGACGGCGCGATCGGCGCGATCCTCGCCGACATGGGTTTTGCGCCCGAGGTCATGAATGGGCTCTTCATGATCGCTCGTGTGCCGGGATTGGTCGCGCACGTGACCGAGGAGCAGACGCGGATGAAGCCGATGCGCAGGGTCGTCGCGGGCGCGCACGAGTACGACGGCCCGGCGGCCCGGTCGCTACCCCACTCGCTACCATCTGGGCGATGA
- the lysF gene encoding homoaconitase, translating into MSLTLVEKIATRFAVGLPSGASARQGQIIRIRPKHVMTHDNTGAVIPKFASIFGGTGKDPKIFDPSQPVFAIDHDIQNTTEINLGKYAKITGFATKHGIDHYPAGTGISHQVMVEQGYAVPGTLIVGSDSHSNMYGGVGALGTPVVRTDAACIWATGQTWWQVPRVARCTLTGKLQPGVSGKDVIITLCGLFNEDQVLNCAVEFVGEGVKHLSMDHRLTIANMTTEWGALAGVFPFDETLKAYLEARADYFAADKRPGDRKTGSKGSYTREDVARWSSEKLAADDEAQYAVDLTLDLSTVTPYVSGPNHVKVMHSVGEMEAKQLKIQKAYLLSCTNARFADIAEAASVVKDKKVASGVSFYVAAASADVQKQAEDAGHWQTLLSAGAKPLPSGCGPCIGLGTGLVEDGEVAISATNRNFKGRMGSRDAEVYLGSPTVVAASAVAGYICSPTKSNGAKPVGSVRINPAGKKDSQNAELLDGFPATVTGRALYMHADNMNTDGIYAGKHTYNDALTPEQMKDLIFENYDPNFNSLYQSGDIIIGGRNFGTGSSREQAATALKYRDIPCVIAASFSETYLRNAFNNGFLCIQCAELVDHLKSSLASAGTSSPTVAGPSLTIDFAASEIRTDGQVFSFTPLSPVAQELIVAGGAEAIAQGKI; encoded by the coding sequence GTGTCACTCACACTTGTTGAAAAGATTGCTACCAGGTTCGCTGTCGGACTGCCAAGTGGCGCAAGCGCCCGGCAGGGACAGATCATCCGCATCCGTCCCAAGCACGTGATGACGCACGACAACACGGGCGCTGTCATCCCGAAGTTTGCGAGCATCTTTGGCGGCACAGGCAAGGATCCGAAGATCTTCGATCCGTCGCAGCCGGTGTTCGCGATTGACCACGACATCCAGAACACAACCGAGATCAATCTCGGCAAGTACGCGAAGATCACAGGGTTTGCGACCAAGCACGGGATCGATCACTATCCGGCGGGGACGGGCATCAGCCATCAGGTGATGGTCGAGCAGGGGTACGCTGTGCCCGGCACGCTCATTGTCGGCTCGGACTCACACTCGAACATGTACGGCGGTGTCGGCGCGCTCGGCACGCCCGTTGTCCGCACAGATGCGGCGTGCATCTGGGCGACCGGGCAGACGTGGTGGCAAGTCCCGCGCGTCGCGCGATGCACACTGACCGGGAAACTCCAGCCCGGCGTGAGCGGCAAGGATGTCATCATCACCCTGTGCGGGCTCTTCAATGAGGACCAGGTGCTCAACTGCGCTGTCGAGTTTGTCGGCGAGGGTGTGAAGCACCTGAGCATGGACCATCGCCTGACCATTGCGAACATGACAACCGAATGGGGAGCACTCGCTGGTGTGTTTCCGTTTGATGAAACACTCAAAGCCTATCTCGAAGCAAGAGCGGATTACTTTGCTGCAGACAAGCGTCCCGGCGATCGCAAGACCGGGAGCAAGGGGTCGTACACGCGAGAGGACGTTGCACGCTGGTCCAGCGAGAAACTCGCTGCCGATGACGAAGCGCAGTACGCTGTCGATCTCACGCTTGATCTCTCGACTGTGACACCGTATGTCTCCGGGCCGAACCATGTGAAGGTGATGCACTCCGTCGGTGAGATGGAAGCAAAGCAACTCAAGATCCAGAAAGCGTACCTGCTCTCATGCACCAATGCGCGCTTTGCAGACATCGCAGAAGCCGCGTCGGTCGTGAAAGACAAGAAAGTCGCGTCCGGCGTGTCGTTCTACGTTGCAGCCGCATCGGCAGACGTACAGAAGCAGGCAGAGGACGCGGGTCACTGGCAGACATTGCTTTCTGCTGGCGCAAAGCCACTTCCCAGCGGATGCGGGCCGTGCATTGGGCTCGGCACTGGGCTTGTCGAGGACGGCGAGGTTGCGATTAGTGCAACAAACCGCAACTTCAAGGGACGCATGGGCAGCCGCGACGCAGAGGTCTATCTCGGGTCGCCAACTGTTGTCGCAGCGAGCGCAGTCGCGGGATACATCTGCAGTCCGACGAAATCCAATGGCGCAAAGCCCGTTGGTTCTGTGCGCATCAATCCCGCTGGCAAGAAAGACTCACAGAATGCCGAACTGCTCGACGGGTTCCCCGCGACGGTCACAGGCCGCGCGCTCTACATGCACGCCGACAACATGAATACCGACGGCATCTACGCTGGCAAGCACACATACAACGACGCGCTGACACCTGAGCAGATGAAGGATCTGATCTTCGAGAACTACGACCCGAACTTCAACTCGCTGTACCAGTCTGGCGACATCATCATCGGCGGACGGAACTTCGGCACGGGGTCGAGTCGCGAGCAGGCCGCAACAGCATTGAAGTACCGGGACATTCCGTGCGTCATTGCTGCATCATTCAGCGAGACGTACCTGCGCAACGCGTTCAACAACGGGTTCCTGTGCATCCAGTGTGCCGAACTCGTCGACCATCTGAAGTCGTCGCTTGCTTCGGCAGGTACCTCGTCCCCCACCGTTGCCGGGCCCTCACTGACGATTGACTTTGCAGCGTCCGAGATACGCACTGACGGGCAGGTGTTCTCGTTCACGCCACTCTCGCCGGTTGCGCAGGAACTGATCGTCGCAGGCGGGGCTGAAGCGATTGCTCAGGGGAAGATTTAG
- a CDS encoding collagen-like protein — MKMLDVFVQPDPSLTGDVVNSNGNFYYGLLTYTNPLQTMPVAATLLPGSGPTGPAGPQGPQGPAGPQGPTGATGATGPVGPQGPTGATGATGPAGTTDWNGLTNVPAGFADNIDNDTMYSAGTGLQLAGTTFSIPAGGVTATEIANITRTVMYSGSNFTPSSTSTFDLDNSVSLYRRVRVVSFAGANNDGYMTLTFRVPDDYVGPTASDLSANPGLQTPRLRFVLASDEQAANNGAADLDFSFAELSQLTLSAGANLLRYNISGDAAGASAALCPDLEEAVPSVVVIPESGDVWSTSEGSLTSWTAGQTVVLTVARRGGNTTSDPNSQRVGIMSFSFDYESAQ; from the coding sequence ATGAAGATGCTCGATGTCTTCGTCCAGCCCGATCCATCGCTGACAGGCGATGTGGTAAACTCGAATGGTAACTTCTACTACGGGCTGCTGACATACACCAACCCGTTGCAGACCATGCCCGTTGCAGCAACACTACTCCCCGGCTCGGGTCCAACCGGCCCTGCTGGTCCGCAAGGTCCACAGGGTCCCGCCGGTCCGCAGGGACCAACCGGTGCGACGGGTGCAACAGGCCCGGTTGGTCCGCAGGGACCAACTGGCGCAACGGGCGCAACAGGTCCCGCAGGAACAACCGATTGGAACGGACTCACGAACGTACCTGCAGGTTTCGCAGACAACATTGATAATGACACGATGTACTCGGCTGGAACCGGACTTCAACTGGCCGGAACAACGTTCTCAATCCCCGCAGGCGGAGTAACAGCAACTGAGATTGCAAACATCACTCGTACAGTGATGTATTCAGGAAGCAACTTTACACCCAGCAGCACTTCAACATTCGATCTGGATAACTCGGTTAGCTTGTATCGCCGGGTGCGTGTCGTCTCATTCGCTGGTGCGAACAACGATGGATACATGACACTGACATTCAGGGTTCCGGACGATTACGTTGGTCCGACTGCTTCGGATCTGTCAGCAAATCCCGGTCTTCAGACACCACGCCTGCGATTCGTTCTTGCTTCTGATGAGCAGGCTGCAAACAACGGAGCCGCAGACCTCGATTTCAGTTTCGCAGAGTTGTCTCAACTCACCTTGTCTGCAGGTGCCAATCTCTTGCGATACAACATCTCAGGAGACGCTGCTGGCGCAAGCGCAGCACTATGCCCCGACTTGGAAGAGGCGGTTCCATCGGTCGTTGTTATTCCAGAATCCGGTGACGTATGGAGCACATCGGAGGGGTCACTGACATCGTGGACCGCTGGCCAGACAGTCGTGCTCACAGTCGCACGTCGGGGTGGCAATACAACGTCTGATCCCAACTCCCAGCGAGTCGGTATCATGTCATTCTCGTTTGACTACGAGTCAGCACAGTAA
- a CDS encoding DUF937 domain-containing protein, with translation MGILDTIMGHGQNAAVEALAKKFGIGGDQAAAVMKHLTPALGAGVKKNTQSDDGLQSLMGALSNGNHARYLENPAELFGKAETEAEGNAILGHIFGSKEVSREVAANAAAKTGVDIGTIKKMLPMAATLFMGGLGKQQQQGGLGNFVSGLIGGGGTPAPEPKQSRSMLSSLLDQDGDGSVMDDVLGMAKKFF, from the coding sequence ATGGGCATTCTCGACACAATCATGGGTCACGGGCAGAACGCAGCCGTTGAAGCGCTCGCAAAGAAGTTCGGCATCGGCGGCGATCAGGCAGCAGCTGTTATGAAGCATCTCACTCCTGCGCTCGGTGCTGGAGTGAAGAAGAACACACAGTCAGATGATGGCTTGCAGTCGCTCATGGGCGCTCTGTCCAACGGCAATCACGCTCGCTATCTGGAAAATCCAGCCGAGCTTTTCGGCAAGGCAGAGACGGAAGCCGAGGGCAACGCAATTCTCGGACACATCTTCGGCAGCAAGGAAGTGTCGCGCGAGGTTGCTGCAAACGCTGCTGCAAAGACCGGTGTTGACATCGGCACCATCAAGAAGATGCTTCCGATGGCCGCCACACTCTTCATGGGCGGGCTTGGTAAGCAGCAGCAACAGGGCGGGCTCGGCAACTTTGTTTCAGGTCTTATTGGCGGCGGTGGAACACCCGCACCGGAACCAAAGCAGTCACGCTCCATGCTCTCAAGTCTGCTCGATCAGGACGGTGATGGCAGTGTCATGGACGATGTGCTGGGCATGGCTAAGAAGTTCTTCTGA
- the mgtE gene encoding magnesium transporter — protein sequence MNEQTPSHTSAQNKAAIIRAIESQSADDCIAWFDASPMADIVHDVAALSTHQRTKLLALLPTESAAEIVEQLPFSQTTDVLEELEPSAAAQILEVLPSDECADIISELDEAAASAILDKLDAAVADDLRRLVAYDEESAGGLMLTEYLAFVETQTVADVIADLTTNAEKYAKYNIQYTYVVDKEAKLMGVVPLRRLLLAGRNTLLREVMIANPVSVVDQMELQPLASVFREHPYMGLPVTTLDGVLRGVVERSAVEHALTEEADDLYRQSQGIVGGEELRSMPLMLRSRRRLAWLSANIVLNMIAASVIAMHQDTLSAVIALAVFLPMISDMSGCSGNQAVAVSMRELTLGVTRPQDLLRVLMKESSVGLINGVVLGVLIGCVASIWQGSPMLGVVVGGALMINTVVAVCIGGSIPLVLKRFKLDPALASGPILTTVTDMCGFLLALTFASMLLTQVPPSA from the coding sequence ATGAACGAGCAGACACCATCGCACACATCAGCACAGAACAAGGCTGCCATCATTCGCGCGATTGAATCACAGTCGGCAGATGACTGCATTGCGTGGTTTGATGCATCGCCGATGGCTGACATCGTCCATGATGTCGCTGCACTATCGACTCACCAGCGGACAAAGCTGCTTGCGCTGTTGCCAACGGAGTCCGCTGCGGAAATCGTTGAGCAACTGCCATTCTCGCAAACAACAGACGTGCTTGAAGAGCTTGAGCCTTCCGCTGCTGCACAGATTCTGGAAGTGCTCCCAAGTGATGAATGCGCCGACATCATCAGCGAACTCGATGAAGCAGCCGCGAGTGCGATTCTCGATAAGCTTGATGCAGCCGTGGCGGATGATCTTCGCAGACTGGTTGCATACGACGAGGAATCAGCTGGCGGCTTGATGCTGACCGAGTATCTGGCATTCGTGGAAACTCAAACCGTTGCAGACGTTATTGCCGATTTAACAACCAACGCGGAAAAGTACGCAAAGTACAATATCCAGTACACATATGTTGTCGATAAAGAAGCAAAGCTCATGGGCGTTGTGCCGTTGCGTCGGCTGTTGCTTGCTGGGCGCAACACGCTGCTGCGCGAAGTGATGATCGCAAACCCTGTCTCTGTCGTTGATCAAATGGAGCTCCAGCCGCTCGCATCTGTGTTTCGTGAGCATCCGTACATGGGGTTGCCCGTTACAACGCTGGACGGTGTGCTGCGAGGTGTTGTCGAACGCAGCGCAGTCGAGCACGCGCTGACCGAAGAAGCAGACGATCTGTATCGCCAGTCGCAGGGCATTGTGGGCGGTGAAGAGCTCAGATCAATGCCATTGATGCTTCGCTCCCGCAGAAGACTCGCGTGGTTGTCGGCAAACATTGTCCTGAACATGATCGCAGCAAGCGTGATCGCGATGCACCAGGACACGCTTAGCGCGGTCATCGCGCTCGCGGTGTTCCTTCCGATGATCTCAGACATGAGTGGATGCTCTGGGAATCAGGCGGTTGCTGTCAGCATGCGTGAGCTGACGCTCGGTGTGACTCGGCCGCAGGATCTCCTGCGTGTGCTTATGAAGGAGAGTTCTGTCGGACTGATCAACGGCGTTGTCCTTGGCGTGCTGATCGGGTGCGTCGCATCAATCTGGCAGGGCAGTCCGATGCTTGGCGTTGTCGTTGGCGGTGCGCTCATGATTAACACTGTGGTTGCTGTATGTATTGGCGGGTCGATTCCACTGGTACTGAAACGCTTCAAGCTCGATCCCGCGCTCGCGTCGGGACCCATCCTGACAACGGTCACCGACATGTGCGGGTTCCTGCTCGCATTGACGTTCGCGTCAATGCTGCTGACACAAGTTCCTCCCTCAGCATAA
- a CDS encoding CoA-binding protein: protein MAILIDQTKRVIIQGITGREGQARAKLMLGYGTNVVGGCTPGKGGQEVLGVPVFDAVADAMQHSREHCGGDVDISVVLVPARFVKGAAIEAIEAGVKLLLLVPDRVPVWDAMEIAAAAKHHGASFVGPNTLGIISPGKAVVGMIGGRAESAKAWFKPGNVGVISRSGGMSSSTAYYLGQAGIGTSTICHVGGDSVLGLRFPDVALMFQNDPETDAIVLFGEIGGSMEEDLAQLMQEKKVTKPVVAYIGGKAATEGTRFSHAGAIIEGNRGTHAGKVKALRDAGATVVESFGDLPEATQRVLATKN from the coding sequence ATGGCAATACTCATAGACCAAACCAAGCGTGTCATCATTCAGGGCATCACCGGCCGGGAAGGTCAGGCGCGGGCGAAGCTCATGCTCGGGTACGGCACCAACGTCGTTGGTGGTTGCACGCCGGGCAAGGGCGGGCAGGAAGTGCTCGGCGTGCCCGTGTTTGATGCTGTCGCAGACGCGATGCAGCACTCGCGCGAGCACTGCGGGGGCGACGTTGATATCTCTGTCGTTCTTGTGCCCGCAAGGTTCGTCAAGGGTGCCGCGATCGAAGCGATCGAGGCTGGTGTGAAACTGCTCCTGCTCGTGCCCGATCGTGTGCCTGTGTGGGACGCAATGGAGATCGCAGCAGCAGCAAAGCATCACGGCGCGTCGTTTGTCGGACCCAACACGCTTGGCATCATCAGCCCCGGCAAAGCGGTCGTCGGCATGATCGGCGGGCGCGCCGAGAGCGCAAAGGCGTGGTTCAAACCCGGCAACGTCGGCGTCATCAGCAGGTCCGGCGGCATGTCCAGTTCCACTGCGTACTACCTTGGGCAGGCAGGCATCGGCACAAGCACCATCTGCCACGTCGGTGGCGACTCTGTGCTCGGATTGCGTTTCCCCGACGTTGCGCTGATGTTCCAGAACGATCCCGAGACCGATGCCATTGTGCTCTTTGGTGAGATCGGCGGGTCCATGGAAGAGGATCTCGCGCAGCTCATGCAGGAGAAGAAAGTAACAAAGCCGGTCGTCGCGTACATCGGCGGCAAGGCTGCGACCGAGGGCACGCGTTTCAGCCACGCTGGCGCGATCATCGAGGGCAACCGTGGCACGCACGCGGGCAAGGTGAAAGCCTTGCGCGATGCGGGAGCAACAGTTGTTGAGAGCTTTGGCGATCTGCCCGAAGCAACGCAGCGCGTGCTGGCGACAAAGAACTGA
- a CDS encoding GNAT family N-acetyltransferase, protein MTRAQPFSPELAAKIDAALPIRTERLVLRRYVEADIPTIQELCNDERINVTTLSLPFPYTIEHATDWYERQAKGWTEGASCCLGITLADTGELIGDVSLNLWLKHKTAMIGFYIGVPYWGNGYMTEAAHAMLGFGFGVLDLNRIEAGHFAGNHASGKVQRKIGLVYEGTRRSYFVVRGERTDDILHAIVREDFEPDLAKSIARAKANEHIYAGPR, encoded by the coding sequence ATGACCAGAGCCCAACCATTCTCACCAGAGCTTGCGGCAAAGATCGATGCGGCGCTCCCGATCCGCACCGAGCGTCTTGTGCTGCGCAGGTATGTCGAGGCGGACATCCCGACAATTCAGGAGCTGTGCAACGACGAGCGGATCAACGTGACCACGCTGAGCTTGCCGTTCCCGTACACGATCGAGCATGCGACGGACTGGTATGAGCGTCAGGCAAAGGGCTGGACCGAGGGCGCAAGCTGCTGCCTCGGGATCACACTCGCGGACACCGGCGAACTGATCGGCGATGTCAGCCTGAACCTGTGGCTCAAGCACAAGACCGCGATGATCGGGTTTTATATCGGCGTGCCGTACTGGGGCAATGGGTACATGACCGAAGCGGCCCACGCGATGCTGGGCTTCGGGTTTGGTGTGCTCGATCTCAACCGCATCGAGGCTGGGCACTTCGCGGGCAACCACGCCTCGGGCAAGGTCCAGCGGAAGATCGGGCTTGTTTACGAGGGCACACGCAGATCCTACTTTGTTGTCAGGGGCGAGCGGACGGACGATATCCTTCACGCGATCGTGCGCGAGGACTTTGAGCCGGACCTCGCAAAGTCCATCGCGCGTGCGAAGGCGAACGAACACATATACGCGGGTCCACGTTGA
- a CDS encoding HDIG domain-containing protein, protein MSMSVEQVASLFPNIMDIKNTDLRTKVAAVWNEAITTGCGGRGWTTDELRAVPFTLLAGDIDLRYIEHLNSCCKQCIAIAKVLNEVFGDRIPINLDYLIAGSLLADVGKPLEFDKDANGNVIKGHYGEMLRHPFSGVAMCYKHGIPPEVMHIVATHSHEGDKVQRSIESIIFHHADFVDFDIAKYLGKK, encoded by the coding sequence ATGAGCATGAGCGTCGAGCAGGTTGCGAGCCTCTTTCCCAACATCATGGACATCAAGAATACAGATCTGCGAACCAAGGTGGCAGCGGTCTGGAACGAGGCGATTACGACGGGGTGCGGCGGTCGCGGCTGGACGACCGACGAGCTTCGCGCGGTGCCTTTCACACTGCTCGCGGGTGATATCGACCTTCGGTACATCGAGCATCTCAACTCGTGCTGCAAACAGTGCATCGCGATCGCGAAAGTACTCAACGAGGTCTTCGGCGATCGCATCCCGATCAATCTTGACTATCTCATCGCGGGGTCATTGCTCGCCGACGTGGGCAAGCCTCTGGAGTTTGACAAGGACGCCAATGGCAATGTCATCAAGGGGCACTATGGCGAGATGCTGCGTCATCCGTTCTCGGGTGTAGCGATGTGCTACAAGCACGGGATTCCGCCGGAGGTGATGCACATCGTCGCGACGCACTCTCACGAAGGCGACAAGGTGCAGCGGTCGATCGAGAGCATCATCTTCCACCACGCCGACTTTGTCGACTTTGATATCGCAAAGTATCTCGGGAAGAAGTAA
- a CDS encoding acetate--CoA ligase family protein: protein MARLHEYQAKALLSRGGITVPRGNPADSPEVAAKVASDLGCPVVVKIQAWTTGRAALGGVGFADTPEEAAALAQKMLDMKVGQFPVEQVLIEEQMPPKRELFVSLTIDGKNRQPMLLISTAGGSGVEDRAGQVATVPCDVHTGPDRDTITTFLARTDLGKDVQNRITDTLAQVFDVAKTVEATSLEINPLAVMDDGSIVALDCRCTIDDYAVFRHPELGIEIARELDHPPTKLERIAYTVEQDDHRGTFFFAQMATTAKPGSKGLAGFHGAGGGGSMMSMDAITNEGFTIANFTDTSGNPSAAKVYRAARIILSQPDLCGYFGSGSGVASQEQFWSAYGLAKAFLELDITIPVVVRLGGNAEDRAVDILHAAAKSLRVPVEGYKKTDPPAKIAQRFASLVAENDATIWTPRKPRVPEFVESNHAMSFPITGGMVWIDTNAWPASKDAIMQHSSGLFKDDNGTPALTIEAEDFKSKDSECVMCEVECRNAGVDGFFVQLDVLGL, encoded by the coding sequence ATGGCACGACTGCACGAATACCAGGCAAAGGCGCTGCTCTCGCGTGGCGGCATCACTGTTCCCCGTGGGAATCCGGCCGATTCGCCCGAAGTTGCTGCGAAAGTGGCGAGCGATCTTGGATGCCCCGTCGTCGTCAAGATCCAAGCGTGGACCACCGGCCGGGCAGCACTCGGTGGTGTCGGGTTTGCTGATACTCCCGAGGAAGCCGCTGCACTCGCGCAGAAGATGCTCGACATGAAGGTCGGGCAGTTCCCGGTCGAGCAGGTACTTATCGAGGAGCAGATGCCTCCGAAGCGGGAGTTGTTTGTCTCATTAACCATCGATGGCAAGAACCGGCAGCCCATGCTGTTGATCTCGACCGCAGGTGGATCGGGCGTCGAGGATCGTGCCGGGCAGGTTGCGACAGTTCCGTGCGATGTGCACACCGGGCCGGACCGTGACACGATCACAACGTTTCTTGCAAGGACCGATCTTGGGAAGGACGTGCAGAACCGCATCACCGACACACTCGCGCAGGTGTTCGATGTTGCAAAGACGGTCGAAGCGACATCGCTTGAGATAAATCCACTGGCGGTAATGGACGATGGGTCGATTGTTGCGCTCGACTGTCGATGCACGATCGATGACTACGCGGTGTTCCGACATCCGGAACTTGGTATTGAGATCGCGCGCGAACTCGATCATCCACCAACGAAGCTGGAACGCATCGCGTATACCGTCGAGCAGGACGATCATCGCGGCACGTTCTTCTTCGCGCAGATGGCGACAACTGCGAAGCCCGGGTCCAAGGGACTCGCTGGGTTTCATGGTGCGGGCGGTGGCGGGTCCATGATGTCCATGGACGCAATCACGAACGAAGGATTCACGATCGCGAACTTCACCGACACCTCAGGCAACCCGTCGGCTGCCAAGGTGTACCGCGCAGCGAGGATCATTCTGTCCCAGCCCGATCTGTGCGGATACTTCGGCTCGGGTTCCGGCGTTGCAAGCCAGGAGCAGTTCTGGTCCGCCTACGGGCTCGCTAAAGCGTTCTTGGAACTCGATATCACGATCCCGGTTGTCGTGCGGCTTGGTGGCAATGCTGAAGATCGCGCGGTCGATATCCTGCACGCTGCTGCGAAGTCGCTCCGCGTGCCCGTCGAAGGATACAAAAAAACAGACCCGCCCGCAAAGATCGCCCAGCGGTTCGCGTCGCTTGTCGCAGAGAACGACGCAACGATCTGGACACCGCGCAAGCCGCGCGTCCCCGAGTTTGTTGAATCGAATCACGCCATGTCGTTCCCGATCACCGGCGGCATGGTGTGGATCGACACGAATGCGTGGCCAGCGTCGAAGGACGCGATCATGCAGCACTCGTCTGGTTTATTCAAGGACGACAATGGCACACCTGCACTGACTATTGAAGCGGAAGACTTCAAATCGAAAGACTCCGAGTGCGTGATGTGCGAGGTGGAGTGTCGAAACGCGGGTGTTGATGGGTTCTTTGTGCAGCTTGATGTGCTTGGGCTCTGA